The segment AAAAGGTACCATGCTCATTCAATTTGTGACCCTTCATAACATGTTTTCAAGTCTTCATGTATAAAATGTCAAATGTATTTACCTGCCCATGCAGTATTACAGTTTCATCTATCTTTATATTTCAGTTCTTCCTCTAAAATTCAAGCATAGTAAACAGCCTGAACATGAGACTGTATTCAGAGTTCAACTTCagaatgcaaacagaaaagagaTGCATGGTAGGATCCTTTTTAAACATGGGCTGATCCAACGATTCAGGTGAAAAGTGAACAAAGAGTTAATCCAAATGCGAAGGGCTCCATTTCAGTAATAGCATGAATAAACCCCCACAGAAGGCTCCATTGCTAGCAGCAAACTCCACAGAGTCCAGATGAACCAGCAGGAAGAACAGAGGGCGGATAATCCTGTAAAATTACCCCAGTGGAAATGTTGATAAATTCCCAATTACGAGACCTGCtctagaatgaaaaaaaatgcgAGATACAATACAATTACCAGTCAACACTTGCACATCTTTGTATTTAAGCCAGACAAATACCACAGGTATTTCTTAATCCCTTGGATTTTGAATTAGTTACCCACTGTGGCGAAATCTAGATTATGAAAATAAGCCCcagaaatcaaatgaaaaaacaggCAATCTGCAGCTCTAGTTACAAAGCAAATACCCATCCATGAAGTTCTATTTTCAGTGATACAATTTTCTATGCGTTTGTGGAAATACAGATGgctgaattaaaaaacaaacaaacaaaaaaacaaaacaaaacaaaaaccctaaCAAAACCTTTAGCTTACTGCATTTGTTTTGAATATACTTCCTGAATgacacaaagcaaagcagcacagaatcAGGTTGGAGAAGACCTCTAAggtcatcgagtccaacctagGACTACAACCTAGTAGTTTCTATATGAATTTTAACGTTTGTGGCAAAAATGCTGATAAAATACGTGTTCACCATAGATACCAAGACAGAGACAGGTGCAATAGATATCTCCTTTTCTAAAGCCTTGTCTGATCCCAGGCTTATCGCTCTCCATACAATTCTGGAGGAGGAAAGGCTGTCCTGTGAGCACCAAGCTGGACCGGGGGCTGCGGGAATTGCCCACCGCCCGCTCCGCCGCACGATGCGGCTCCGCGGGCGGCCCAGGCGCTCATTCCCCGTGCCCCAGCCGAGGGGTGACCCCGCTCGGGCCCCGCCCGCGTACAGAACGGCGAAGGGACGGCTGCGACCGCGATCCCGGCCCCGCCACCCCCCGCCCCAATTCCCTCTGTTTATCCCTGCATGCGCCTGTCCCGCGGCCTCGCgcgcccgccccccgcgccTCCCCATTGGCCGCCGCCGCTGCCACTCACGGCTCCCGCGGCCTCGCATTGGCCGCCGCCGCTGCCACTCAGGGCTCtcgcccgccccgccgctccctcCGCCGGAACGAGCGAGCGGCGCTCCGGCCCCGGCGCCAGCGCGGCCGCGGCTCCCGctgccggcggggcggggaggcacggcggggcgggcgggcaggCGGGCAGCTGCCGCGGCTCCTTCCGGAGCAGGCGAAGCGCTCCGCTGACAGGCAGCGCTGCCGCCCCTCGGTGCGCGCCCAGCCAGGCGGATCGGCCTCCGGGGAGGCAGCGGCGCGGGGCGCCGTGCGCGGAGGGTGGACGGGCAGTTCCCCCGATTGATGTCATTTCCCTCGGCcttttgtttaattattttaaactcaATTGCACggtgaggaaaataaaaccaaaccaacaaaaacaacaaaacctaccagcaccaataataacaacaacaacaacaacaaaaaaaacaacttcaggCTTCCAGATGCCATTATACCAATTTCTCTTAATTGCCCCTCGATGCAAACCGAGCCGGGCTCCTGCGcggcgccgcccggcccggctccccccCAGCCTCGTTCCCTGCCTCCCGCTCGCCGCTGGGCGCCCGCGGGGCTCGGCCCGGGGGTCGgagccccctccccgccgcccccgctcCGAGAGCCGCCGttccccgccgcccccccggCCGCGGAGCCTCCCCCGGCCGTCCCCGCAGCAGCGGCTGCCCAGGCCCAGCGCACCCCCTCGGACCCCCCCACGCCCGGAGGGGCCTCGGCCCCCCTGACACCCCCAAGCGAGGCGGCGCGGGGGCTTCTCCCCGCCGAGCCCGGGGTTCCCCCCTCCCCTCGCCGTGCTACCGCCGGTCTCCCCCCTCAGCGCACTCCCCCCGCAGCGCTGCCCCCCCCCCGGGCAGAGCCCCCCGCTCCGGGCCgggcgccggggccgcccctacctgtggctgcagcatcccCGTCCCCCCGCCGCCCTCGCTCCGCCGCCTGCCTGGCTCTTTGTTTCCTGCCGCGGGCCGGACGGGAGAGCGGCTCCCCCCCGCCTCCTCCTCACACTCATTGAAAGCAAACAAGCATCATGGCGGcctggcggcggcggcggctgcgggcagGCCGGCCCCCCtcctccgcctcctcctcctcttcctctcctcctccttcctctcctcctctccgctccgctccgctccgctctCCGCCCCACCTGCGCAGGCCGCCCGCACTGCGCGCACGCTCCGCGGCCGCGGAGGGAcccggggagggggcggcggggccgggggatgCGCAGGGAGGAGTTTGGAGCGTGTTTGGGGGTACGGCCCCAGCGGGGAAAAGTGGGTGAAAGTCCCGAGTGGGCTGCGGTGTAAGGCTCGAAAGCCGTGCAAATGGTGTATGGCAGGCAAGGGGATCCTAGCAGGAGCCCAAGGAAGGCGAATGGGAATAGTGGCTTGTTtggaaaagaacttttaaaTTCTCCTGCAAAAGTCCAAGTGGGGAACTCAAGTGGATGAGCTCAGATACGGTGTGGGTGATAGGCCAGACGCCTTTTTGGAAAGAGAATGTGTCTTCTATGTTTGTGTCTTTAATGGTAAACCAGTGTCTAGGATCCTTTGCTGTGACATTCTCAGGAACAATGTTTACTGTGAAATGTCCCCCAGAatctccagcagcacctttcTGAAATTCAGGTTGCAGGTCACGTCATTTTCTTCATGAACTGGTTATTGGATGCAAACCAagatatttagaaaaattaagTACCTCCTCATTGAATGCTATTATTGCTGTCCCTGCATGAGAAGAGTTTATGATGAGAGATGTCAAGCGAAATGATGGTGGGGAAGTGCCATCCATGGTGTAATATTAGCAAAACTCCTAAATAATGACTTCTAAATTAAGGATTTAGTCAGTTTTTCAGATAGTTAAAATGCTGAAACATTGATGATGCTGCAGCAAATGCGCCCTTGGTACACACCCCTTCATCCAAGGGAACAGTGAAGACAAGGACACTGTCCCAGATACAGAAACCTGTTTCTGATCTGGGAAAGCTGAATAGGAGCTGAGGCCTCCATTTAGGTATAACTGGATATGTAGCTGGAAATAAATGGCACTCACATTGTTGTGCAGCGAGGCATTCTCTTTTGTGAAAGAGGATGGTACCAGGTCCAGCTTCTGAGCAGCACCACCCCCATCCATCAAGGCCAGTGCTCGGAGAACATGACCCTGGCATGCCGCAGACAAAACCTGCTCACAGAACGTCCTCCAGGGAAAGGCTGACACTTGGTTGGAAATAATCCTGCTATACTTCAGATTTCTGTTCAGCCTTATCATATCATATATCTGAAATGCTCTTGGATGATAAACTATCTCCTCTCCACATGGTGCAGTCCTGTGCTAAGATATCCGAGCCTGCTCCATTACGGATGCGCGCGGGCTCCGGCAGAATGCCGTATCTGCTTCCCTGTCTTGGCTGCCTCTGGAGAGCTGACACTCATTCACAACTAACTCCAGTCGCTCTGCATGTCATTCTCCTGCACTGcatgtcttttctttctgataaGCAGCTGTCCTGCACATTCTTCAGTTAATACTTTCTGGGTCAGATATGG is part of the Oenanthe melanoleuca isolate GR-GAL-2019-014 chromosome 13, OMel1.0, whole genome shotgun sequence genome and harbors:
- the LOC130258939 gene encoding uncharacterized protein LOC130258939; the protein is MQTEPGSCAAPPGPAPPQPRSLPPARRWAPAGLGPGVGAPSPPPPLREPPFPAAPPAAEPPPAVPAAAAAQAQRTPSDPPTPGGASAPLTPPSEAARGLLPAEPGVPPSPRRATAGLPPQRTPPAALPPPRAEPPAPGRAPGPPLPVAAASPSPRRPRSAACLALCFLPRAGRESGSPPPPPHTH